The sequence below is a genomic window from Enterocloster clostridioformis.
GAGTAGCTGCCACCGTACAGCATAAGGTCCCCAGTACCGGACCGAACAGCAGGCCTGCCAGGATGGCAAATGTAACTCCCGGCAGCGTGAGCACCACACAGCCAATCACCGTGACTGCCGTGTATGCGAAAACCGCAGCCGCCATATGCTCCTGTGCCATTCTTCCCAGAAACTCCAGCGTGTCTCTGCCCCCTACCCGGGCTGACCAGCCGAATACATGGTTGCAGACCAATACCGCCAGGATGATTACGGTGAATAATACCGGCTTTTTAATATTCTTTTTATTATGCTTTCCGCTTTCCTTCATCCTCTGTTCCTTACCCTGCGTTTCATCCCATTCCCTGCCGGCCATGCCTGCACACCAACATTCCAATCCACGTCTTCACAACCTGAATCAGGGACACGCCCCCCAGTATCGCACTGATGAAATAGTAAGCCCGAACCTCATCCGCTGAATTCATCCATGTATATCCCCCATAAGCAGATGTCAGCGCTATCATACCTGCATTCATAAGCCACACTGTTTTTGTCAGGTTCCTTCTCTGTCTCAGGAAATAGAGAAGAAGCATCACGGTCAGGACCGCCATCAGAAGCACAGCCCCATTTGCCAGCAATTCCATGGGATATCTGGCTTCCCAGCTCCGGTTTTTATACACCACGTACCGTGCCATCCCCATTTTCCTGCGGGTAAAATACTGAATGGCCCATGCCCCTGCCAGGCACAGGATTTCCAGTATTGTCACAGATATATATGCAGCTTTCTTCATAACCATTTTCCCTTTTACATTTAATAAGCGTTGGACTTAATCAAGACGCAACGCTTATCTTCACCAATCTTTATTTTTTTGCTTTGTCCGTGGACAACTCACCCACCGTGGTAAACCGGCAGTCGCTATTTGCCGGGTCTCCCACCTGCACCGGAAGTGAATCATCCATCTGCCACTGGTACCAGCCTCCGTCATACAAGGTCATATTGGTCATTCCGTTTTCATAGCAAATCAGGAACGGGATCGTAGCTCTCCAGCCTGTGCCGCAGTAAAAGGAAAGCTCATTGTCAAGAGAAGCACCGGATTCCTCCAGATAGCCCTTTAATACATCCAGGCCGGCTGTGGTTCCGTTCTCATTAAGATAGGAACCGTCATCCGTATCATGTCCCCAGACAGCGCCCTCAGGTTCGCCTGCCCTGTCAATGTATCCATATCCGCTTGTCTTGCCCAGGAATTCGTCCCTGCTGCGGATGCTGACCAGCTTAAAGTTATCGTCATCTGCCAGCTTTTCCTTTACCTGGTCAATGGACAGGATGTATTCAGGATGGGCCGGGATTTCCACGCCGAACTCCTTGTCAGCGGCCTGCGGGGTATTGATAGTTTTCTCAGTCTCGTAGCCGCTCTCAAGCCAGGCTTCAAAACCGCCGTCCAGACATTTTACATTCTCCACACCGGCCCATAAAAGGGTGAATGCCACGCGGTCGTCCGCAGAATTCGTGCCCTTATCACTGTAGCAGATAACCGTTGTATCTTTTGTGATTCCGTATTCAGCCATCAGAGCCTTTATCTCTTCCGGAGTCCGGATATTCCAGTATTCCTCTGATTCAATATCATCTGTATTCATATGATAGGCTCCTACGATATGGCCGTCCTTATAAGACGCCGCATCCTGGACAGTACCCCATGCACATTCCAGAACCATATAATCCTTTGACTCCTCCTGATTCCCGTCCAGAACGCTCTGAACCCAGTCCGGTGACACATAGACCTTTTTCTTCTCAACCGGGTCCGCCTTTACAGCAGATGAATTCCCTGTCTCTTCACCTGTTTCTAACTTTGCCGCGGCTGTGTCCTTTGTCGTATCCGCGCTTGTATCCGCTGCCATCCCAGCTGACGCGCTGCTGTTTGACCCGGCTGCCGTCATTGAAGCATCTGTATTGGAAGAACACCCTGCTGCCAGTAATGCAGCAGTGCATAAAACAATGCCTAAAAATCTTCTCTTCATAATTATTTTCCACTCCCGGTTTCGTATTGTCTCAGTATAAATAATATAATGTTACTTTGATTATTATAAAAACACCTGCTTGTTTTGTCCAATCGACGTAATATATATGTTTTGTGTTATATATAGTTTTTTTTTATAATATAAATCTCTAAAAAGTCCCTGACTTCCCGGACCACGAAAAATCCTCCCGGTTTTGACATCTATCTCTTATCCGCCTTTAAATCAGTCTGGGCAGGATTGTCAATCAAACTGCCATCTTCAGAAAACCGAGAGCCATGGCATGGACAGTCCCAGCTGTGTTCCTCCTGGTTCCAGGACAGCCTGCAGCCCATATGCGGACATCTGGGTGTCCCGAAGGCGGTAAGACCGCGTAAAGCATGGTATCCTTCCTTTAAAAAGGAGCCCGCAGATGCCTTCCATGTCCATCTCTGAGGAGAAAAAACCTGTTCCCACGGGCTCTCTATGCCCATGACCAGATTCCTTAAAATCAGTGCCGAGACCATGGAACCGGTCATTCCCCATTTCTGGAAACCGGATGCTATATACCAGTACGGCCGCAGACGGGAATATTTTCCGATATAGGGAACAGCATCCAGCGTCATACAGTCCTGTGCCGCCCACTCTGAAACAATCCTCAAATCCGGCCACAGGGTTCTGGCCTGACCTCTCAGGTATTCAAAGGAAAAGCCGTCACACCCTTCTCCTGTGCGGTGTCCTCCGCCTCCCATCAGAATATAGGGACCTGCCTTTCGAAAGGACAGTCCATCCTCATCAACGCCATAATACATGCCGTCCAGATTAACCTGCTTCCCGCCTCCGGCCTCCAGCGCCAGCACATAGCTGCGTTCCTGATGCATCCTGGCAAAATAAAATCCAGGCACATTCTGAAACGGATAATGGCAGGCAAAAATAATTTTCTCTGCCTCCATGATTCCCCGGTCCGTAATCAGACGATGCCCCTCCACCTTTTGCACCGCAGTGTGTTCAAAGACAGGGATTCCCTCCCTGACAGCCTCAAGAAATTTAAGCGGATGAAACTGCGCCTGATTTTCAAATAAAAGCGCCTCTGTTACCGGAAAGGGCAGACTGGTGTCAGATGTCAGGACAGCCGGAAGTCCAAGGCTTACAGCTGCCCTGTACTCCTTTTCCAGATGTATCCTTCCGCTTTCCTCCTTTGAATAGAGACAGGCGGGAAGGCGGACAAAGCCGCAGTCAATGTTCCGGGCCCGAATCATCCTCTCATATTCCTCAACGGCGCTTTGGTTAGCCCTTGCATACAGAAAAGCCCTGTCATGTCCCATTGTCCTGACCAATTTGTCATAGA
It includes:
- a CDS encoding FAD-dependent oxidoreductase; its protein translation is MESIWLKDIRENTEHPAQSGPSDTGRKSRTDLPPRAEVAVIGAGMAGMLCARMLADQGADVAVLEARVAGHGQTKNTTAKITSQHGLIYDKLVRTMGHDRAFLYARANQSAVEEYERMIRARNIDCGFVRLPACLYSKEESGRIHLEKEYRAAVSLGLPAVLTSDTSLPFPVTEALLFENQAQFHPLKFLEAVREGIPVFEHTAVQKVEGHRLITDRGIMEAEKIIFACHYPFQNVPGFYFARMHQERSYVLALEAGGGKQVNLDGMYYGVDEDGLSFRKAGPYILMGGGGHRTGEGCDGFSFEYLRGQARTLWPDLRIVSEWAAQDCMTLDAVPYIGKYSRLRPYWYIASGFQKWGMTGSMVSALILRNLVMGIESPWEQVFSPQRWTWKASAGSFLKEGYHALRGLTAFGTPRCPHMGCRLSWNQEEHSWDCPCHGSRFSEDGSLIDNPAQTDLKADKR
- a CDS encoding sulfurtransferase, yielding MKRRFLGIVLCTAALLAAGCSSNTDASMTAAGSNSSASAGMAADTSADTTKDTAAAKLETGEETGNSSAVKADPVEKKKVYVSPDWVQSVLDGNQEESKDYMVLECAWGTVQDAASYKDGHIVGAYHMNTDDIESEEYWNIRTPEEIKALMAEYGITKDTTVICYSDKGTNSADDRVAFTLLWAGVENVKCLDGGFEAWLESGYETEKTINTPQAADKEFGVEIPAHPEYILSIDQVKEKLADDDNFKLVSIRSRDEFLGKTSGYGYIDRAGEPEGAVWGHDTDDGSYLNENGTTAGLDVLKGYLEESGASLDNELSFYCGTGWRATIPFLICYENGMTNMTLYDGGWYQWQMDDSLPVQVGDPANSDCRFTTVGELSTDKAKK